A genomic region of Pseudomonas sp. MPC6 contains the following coding sequences:
- a CDS encoding FecR domain-containing protein, whose translation MMDTHRSPAPSPARDPASAMDQALDWLIVLGNPSEEQTRQFHVWLAADPLHAEAFARAQAIWDGPQVLQCAQSLAAQPPKVTVLSRLRPHWKPLATAAVLILGLFSFSNLPMRLQADHLTVVGERQRLQLEDGSKVLLNTNSAFSSTINDQQRVARLYQGEAFFDVSANRAQPLQIDAGPVKASVRDTAFAVRYLDGVAQVRVQRGDVDLQATRSDARVRLSAGESIRIGPNGFDRPAKLDAATDLAWVQGRLVFENCPLNQVLAELRRYYPGWIINNNEQLADVAVTGNYRLDQPLDVVRSLAHITSARLQEFPALVIIN comes from the coding sequence GTGATGGACACCCACCGCTCCCCTGCCCCTTCCCCGGCACGGGACCCCGCCAGCGCAATGGACCAGGCTTTGGACTGGCTGATCGTGCTGGGCAATCCGAGCGAGGAACAGACCCGACAGTTCCATGTCTGGCTCGCTGCCGATCCCCTGCATGCCGAAGCGTTTGCCAGGGCCCAGGCGATCTGGGACGGCCCGCAGGTGCTGCAATGCGCGCAAAGCCTGGCCGCCCAACCGCCAAAGGTGACCGTGCTGTCGCGCCTGCGACCACACTGGAAACCCCTGGCCACGGCTGCCGTGCTGATCCTCGGTTTGTTCAGCTTCAGCAACTTGCCGATGCGCCTGCAGGCCGATCATTTGACCGTGGTCGGTGAGCGTCAGCGTTTGCAACTGGAGGACGGTTCGAAAGTCCTGCTCAATACCAATTCAGCGTTCTCCAGCACCATCAACGATCAGCAGCGCGTGGCCCGCCTGTATCAGGGCGAGGCGTTTTTCGACGTGTCGGCCAATCGCGCCCAGCCGCTGCAAATCGACGCCGGCCCGGTCAAGGCCAGCGTGCGCGATACCGCGTTTGCGGTGCGCTACCTCGATGGCGTGGCACAGGTGCGGGTGCAGCGTGGCGACGTCGACTTGCAGGCAACCCGCAGCGACGCGCGGGTGCGTTTGTCCGCCGGGGAAAGCATCCGCATCGGCCCCAACGGTTTCGATCGCCCGGCCAAGCTCGATGCCGCCACCGACCTGGCCTGGGTCCAGGGCCGGCTGGTGTTCGAAAACTGCCCGCTGAACCAGGTGCTGGCAGAGTTGCGTCGCTACTATCCCGGCTGGATCATCAATAACAATGAGCAACTGGCCGACGTCGCGGTGACCGGCAACTACCGTCTCGATCAGCCGCTGGATGTCGTACGCTCGCTGGCCCACATCACCTCGGCCCGGCTTCAAGAATTCCCGGCGCTGGTCATAATTAACTGA
- the gap gene encoding type I glyceraldehyde-3-phosphate dehydrogenase, producing MTLRIAINGFGRIGRNVLRALYTQGYRQDLQIVAINDLGDSAMNAHLLKYDTVHGTFAADIQHDLESLTVNGDRISVSAIRNPAELPWAAEKIDVVFECTGLFTDRAKAAAHITAGARKVIISAPAKGADATVVYGVNHDILRQSHQIISNASCTTNCLAPVAQVLHRELGIESGLMTTIHAYTNDQNLTDVYHSDPYRARSATQNMIPSKTGAAEAVGLVLPELAGKLTGMAVRVPVINVSLVDLTVQLKREASADEVNALLKEASRHSKILGYNTLPLVSSDFNHNPLSSIFDANHTKSSGKLLKVLAWYDNEWGFSNRMLDNCLALCNAE from the coding sequence ATGACTCTTCGAATCGCAATCAATGGTTTTGGCCGAATTGGCCGCAACGTGCTTCGTGCACTGTATACCCAAGGCTATCGCCAGGACCTGCAGATCGTTGCCATCAATGATTTGGGCGACAGCGCGATGAATGCTCATCTGCTCAAGTACGACACTGTTCATGGCACGTTCGCCGCCGATATCCAGCACGATCTGGAAAGCCTGACCGTCAACGGCGACCGCATTTCGGTCAGCGCCATTCGCAACCCGGCCGAGCTGCCCTGGGCGGCGGAAAAGATTGATGTCGTATTCGAATGCACCGGCCTGTTCACCGACCGGGCCAAGGCCGCCGCGCATATTACTGCCGGCGCGCGCAAAGTGATCATCTCGGCCCCGGCCAAAGGCGCCGACGCCACCGTGGTGTATGGGGTCAACCACGATATCCTGCGTCAGTCGCATCAGATCATTTCCAATGCGTCATGCACCACCAACTGCCTGGCCCCGGTGGCCCAGGTGCTGCATCGCGAGCTGGGCATCGAAAGCGGCCTGATGACCACGATCCACGCCTACACCAACGACCAGAACCTGACCGACGTCTACCACAGCGACCCGTACCGCGCCCGTTCCGCCACCCAGAACATGATCCCGAGCAAGACCGGCGCGGCCGAAGCGGTCGGCCTGGTGCTGCCGGAACTGGCGGGCAAACTGACCGGCATGGCCGTGCGTGTACCGGTGATCAACGTATCGCTGGTGGACCTGACCGTGCAGCTCAAGCGCGAAGCGTCGGCGGATGAAGTGAACGCATTGCTCAAGGAAGCCAGCCGGCATTCGAAGATTCTCGGCTACAACACCCTGCCGCTGGTTTCCAGCGACTTCAATCACAACCCGCTGTCGTCGATCTTCGACGCCAACCACACCAAGTCCAGCGGCAAGCTGCTCAAGGTCCTGGCCTGGTACGACAACGAATGGGGCTTCTCCAACCGCATGCTCGATAACTGCCTGGCGCTGTGCAACGCCGAGTAA
- the edd gene encoding phosphogluconate dehydratase: MHPRVLEVTERLIARSRATREAYLALIRGAASDGPMRGKLQCANFAHGVAGCGSDDKHSLRMMNAANIAIVSSYNDMLSAHQPYEVFPEQIKRALREIGSVGQFAGGTPAMCDGVTQGEPGMELSLPSREVIALSTAVALSHNMFDGALMLGICDKIVPGLMMGALRFGHLPTIFVPGGPMVSGISNKQKADVRQRYAEGKASREELLESEMKSYHSPGTCTFYGTANTNQLLMEVMGLHLPGASFVNPNTPLRDALTREAAHQVTRLTKQSGDFMPIGEIVDERSLVNSIVALHATGGSTNHTLHMPAIAMAAGIQLTWQDMADLSEVVPTLSHVYPNGKADINHFQAAGGMSFLIRELLAAGLLHENVNTVLGHGLSRYTLEPFLDNGELVWREGPTESLDETILRPVARAFSPEGGLRVMEGNLGRGVMKVSAVALENQVVEAPAMVFQDQQDLADAFKAGLLEKDFVAVMRFQGPRSNGMPELHKMTPFLGVLQDRGFKVALVTDGRMSGASGKIPAAIHVSPEAYVGGALARVQEGDIIRVDGVTGTLELKVDAEAFAAREPAKGLLANNIGSGRELFGFMRMAFSSAEQGASAFTSALETLN; encoded by the coding sequence ATGCATCCCCGCGTCCTTGAGGTCACCGAACGACTTATCGCCCGTAGCCGCGCAACACGTGAGGCTTACCTTGCACTGATTCGTGGTGCCGCCAGCGACGGGCCGATGCGCGGCAAGCTGCAGTGCGCCAACTTCGCCCACGGCGTCGCCGGTTGCGGCAGCGATGACAAGCACAGCCTGCGGATGATGAATGCCGCCAACATCGCAATTGTTTCGTCATATAACGACATGCTCTCGGCGCATCAGCCGTACGAAGTCTTCCCTGAGCAGATCAAGCGGGCCCTGCGTGAAATCGGTTCGGTCGGCCAGTTCGCCGGTGGCACCCCGGCCATGTGCGATGGGGTGACCCAGGGTGAGCCGGGGATGGAGCTGAGCCTGCCCAGCCGTGAAGTGATCGCGCTGTCCACCGCCGTGGCCCTGTCCCACAACATGTTCGACGGCGCGCTGATGCTGGGCATCTGCGACAAGATCGTGCCCGGCCTGATGATGGGCGCCCTGCGCTTCGGTCACTTGCCGACGATCTTCGTCCCGGGCGGGCCGATGGTCTCGGGCATTTCCAACAAGCAGAAAGCCGACGTGCGCCAGCGTTACGCCGAAGGCAAGGCCAGCCGCGAAGAGCTGCTGGAATCGGAAATGAAGTCCTACCACAGCCCCGGCACCTGCACGTTCTATGGCACTGCCAATACCAACCAGTTGCTGATGGAAGTCATGGGCCTGCACTTGCCGGGCGCCTCTTTCGTCAACCCGAACACGCCGTTGCGCGATGCCCTGACCCGCGAAGCGGCGCATCAGGTCACGCGCCTGACCAAGCAGAGCGGTGATTTCATGCCGATCGGCGAAATCGTCGACGAGCGTTCGCTGGTCAACTCGATCGTGGCGCTGCACGCCACCGGCGGCTCGACCAACCACACCCTGCACATGCCGGCCATCGCCATGGCGGCGGGCATTCAATTGACCTGGCAGGACATGGCCGACCTCTCCGAAGTCGTGCCGACCCTGAGCCACGTCTACCCCAATGGCAAAGCCGACATCAACCACTTCCAGGCAGCGGGCGGCATGTCGTTCCTGATCCGCGAATTGCTGGCAGCCGGGCTGCTGCATGAAAACGTCAACACGGTGCTTGGCCACGGCCTCAGCCGCTACACCCTGGAACCGTTCCTCGATAACGGTGAGCTGGTCTGGCGCGAAGGCCCGACCGAAAGCCTCGACGAAACCATCCTGCGCCCGGTCGCTCGTGCATTTTCGCCAGAAGGCGGTTTGCGCGTGATGGAAGGCAACCTCGGTCGCGGTGTGATGAAAGTCTCGGCGGTGGCCTTGGAAAATCAGGTCGTCGAAGCGCCAGCCATGGTGTTCCAGGATCAGCAGGATCTGGCCGATGCATTCAAGGCCGGGTTGCTGGAGAAGGACTTCGTCGCCGTGATGCGCTTCCAGGGCCCGCGCTCCAACGGCATGCCGGAACTGCACAAGATGACGCCGTTCCTCGGCGTGCTGCAGGATCGTGGCTTCAAGGTGGCCCTGGTGACCGACGGGCGCATGTCCGGGGCTTCCGGCAAAATCCCGGCGGCGATTCACGTCAGCCCCGAAGCTTATGTGGGCGGCGCTTTGGCGCGGGTGCAAGAGGGCGATATCATCCGCGTCGATGGCGTCACCGGCACTCTGGAGCTTAAGGTGGACGCCGAAGCATTCGCCGCGCGCGAACCTGCCAAGGGCCTGTTGGCCAATAACATCGGCAGCGGGCGCGAACTGTTCGGTTTCATGCGCATGGCCTTCAGCTCCGCAGAGCAGGGCGCCAGCGCCTTTACTTCTGCCCTGGAGACGCTTAATTGA
- a CDS encoding biliverdin-producing heme oxygenase: MTPQDTAQRPALRSQRLNQITNEPHTRLDALVKAHAPFETQANFARFVVAQYLFQSELVSLYNNAELTAIVPDLPARCRAEAAKADLADLDTEVPAPVAGAVKNPTKAEALGWLFVSEGSKLGAAFLIKRAVGLGLSDTFGARHLGEPAGGRAEGWKSFVKTLDGLAFTAQEEAEVEQAAVDAFNRFTVLLEQAYATTPELA, encoded by the coding sequence ATGACCCCTCAGGACACCGCTCAACGCCCTGCTCTGCGTTCGCAACGCTTGAACCAGATCACTAACGAGCCTCACACCAGGCTTGATGCCTTGGTCAAAGCCCACGCACCGTTTGAAACCCAGGCCAACTTCGCGCGTTTCGTGGTGGCGCAGTATCTGTTCCAGTCGGAACTGGTGTCGCTGTACAACAATGCCGAACTGACAGCCATCGTCCCGGACCTGCCGGCCCGCTGCCGTGCTGAAGCAGCCAAGGCTGACCTGGCGGACCTGGACACCGAAGTGCCAGCGCCAGTCGCCGGAGCCGTGAAGAACCCAACCAAAGCCGAGGCGCTGGGCTGGCTATTCGTCTCCGAAGGTTCAAAGCTTGGCGCCGCGTTTCTGATCAAGCGTGCCGTTGGCCTGGGCTTGAGCGACACCTTCGGTGCCCGGCACCTTGGCGAACCCGCCGGTGGCCGTGCCGAAGGTTGGAAAAGCTTTGTGAAAACCCTCGACGGGCTGGCGTTCACGGCACAGGAAGAAGCCGAAGTGGAACAGGCGGCGGTCGATGCGTTCAACCGGTTTACCGTGTTGCTGGAACAGGCCTATGCCACCACCCCCGAACTCGCCTGA
- a CDS encoding methylglyoxal synthase has protein sequence MIGISFTQKTLAARKRIALVAHDHCKVFLLDWAERHKDQLAQHELVATGTTGLLLQQRLDLPVESMISGPLGGDQQLGARIAEQRVDMLVFFWDPFEPQPHDPDIKALLRVAAVWNIPVACNECSADYLLSSPLMDQAHPHRIPDYATYLQSRA, from the coding sequence ATGATCGGTATCAGCTTCACGCAAAAGACCCTGGCGGCGCGCAAGCGTATCGCCCTGGTCGCCCATGACCACTGCAAGGTGTTCCTGCTGGACTGGGCCGAGCGGCACAAAGACCAGCTTGCGCAACACGAACTGGTCGCCACCGGCACCACCGGATTGTTGTTGCAACAACGCCTGGATTTGCCAGTGGAAAGCATGATCAGCGGCCCCCTGGGTGGCGACCAGCAGCTCGGCGCGCGAATCGCCGAGCAGCGGGTCGACATGCTGGTGTTCTTCTGGGACCCGTTCGAACCGCAGCCCCATGACCCGGACATCAAGGCACTGCTGCGGGTCGCGGCGGTCTGGAACATTCCCGTCGCCTGCAACGAATGCAGCGCCGACTATCTGCTGAGCAGCCCATTGATGGATCAGGCGCACCCGCACCGGATCCCGGATTACGCCACCTATCTGCAAAGCCGCGCATAA
- a CDS encoding TonB-dependent receptor — protein MSPRPTRQSSSPSRMLSLLTAAILMAGSAQLLAATADGQPTRNMGDYSFAIPQQSLVSALNAFTAVTGWQVGLPAELAQGVASPGVRGALPPEKALDRLLVGTNLSYRKLGNHNIVLEKRASSGAINLQQMTISATRQQQSVESVPGTVTVHTREELDRNNVNTIKDLVRYEPGVSVGGAGQRGGISGYNIRGIDGARILTQVDGVEIPNSFFNGPYAKTQRNYVDPEIIKRVEILRGPASVLYGSNAIGGAVSYFTLDPDDIIKPGQDVGARLKTGYSSVDESWLKSATVAGRADLFDGLLHYSQRDGHETESYGSNNGTGLARTAANPEDARTTNVLAKIGWNYNDDSRLGLTYEKYKDDRDSDLKSAYGGPFFNGQPTISANILPGGMYQWRTGNDTVTRERFGLEHRFALDSLLADNVKWSLNHQVAKTDQSTAEFYFPVSRQVLRTRETLYEEKQWILDAQLDKGFSLGDTEHLLTYGTTIKQQKVTGSRSGNGTCLALFGTCRAIGAVSPGDVLKKSSDFPDPTINTYSLFAQDQISWDKWTFLPGVRYDYTQLKPHITQEFLNTVAADGLGTVSDKNKTWHKVSPKFGLTYALTDHYTWYGQYAEGFRTPTAKALYGRFENTTPGYTVAPNPDLEPEKSKSYETGLRGNFESGSFDVAVFYNKYRDFINEDAITPGDDQLTFQSHNIRHATIKGAEIKGRLNLDAFGAPQGLYTQGSLAYAYGRNNDTGEPLNGVNPMTGVFGLGYDQDNYGGLLSWTLVKKKDRVDNSNFNSPDGVSSQFKSPGFGMLDLTGFYKVTSDVTISAGLYNLTDKKYWLWDDVRGYDGVGEAAVINPANLDRLTQPGRNFAVNLIWDI, from the coding sequence ATGTCCCCTCGTCCTACCCGCCAATCCTCTTCACCTTCGCGCATGCTGTCGTTGCTGACTGCCGCCATCCTGATGGCCGGCAGCGCGCAGCTCCTGGCGGCCACCGCCGACGGGCAGCCGACCCGCAACATGGGCGATTACTCGTTCGCCATTCCCCAGCAGTCGCTGGTGTCGGCGCTTAATGCGTTTACCGCGGTGACAGGCTGGCAAGTCGGCTTGCCGGCCGAACTGGCGCAAGGTGTGGCCTCGCCGGGCGTGCGGGGGGCCCTGCCACCGGAGAAAGCCCTGGATCGCCTGTTGGTGGGGACCAACCTGAGCTATCGCAAACTGGGCAACCACAACATCGTGCTGGAGAAGCGCGCCAGCAGCGGCGCCATCAACCTGCAGCAGATGACCATCAGCGCCACTCGCCAGCAACAGAGCGTGGAAAGCGTGCCGGGCACCGTCACCGTTCACACCCGTGAAGAATTGGACCGCAACAACGTCAACACCATCAAGGATCTGGTGCGTTACGAACCGGGTGTTTCGGTGGGGGGTGCCGGTCAGCGCGGCGGGATCAGCGGCTACAACATTCGTGGCATCGATGGCGCCCGGATCCTGACCCAGGTCGACGGCGTTGAAATCCCCAACAGTTTCTTCAACGGCCCTTACGCCAAAACTCAACGCAACTACGTCGACCCGGAAATCATCAAGCGCGTGGAAATCCTCCGCGGCCCGGCCTCGGTGCTCTACGGCAGCAACGCCATCGGTGGTGCGGTCAGTTACTTCACCCTCGACCCGGACGACATCATCAAGCCGGGCCAGGACGTCGGGGCACGCCTCAAGACCGGTTACAGCTCCGTCGATGAGAGCTGGCTCAAGTCTGCCACTGTTGCCGGTCGGGCCGATCTATTCGACGGCTTGCTGCATTACAGCCAGCGCGACGGTCATGAAACCGAGTCTTATGGCAGCAACAACGGCACTGGCCTGGCACGCACCGCGGCCAACCCGGAAGACGCACGCACCACCAACGTGCTGGCCAAGATCGGCTGGAACTATAACGATGATTCACGCCTGGGCCTGACCTACGAGAAGTACAAGGACGACCGCGACAGCGACCTGAAAAGCGCTTACGGCGGCCCCTTTTTCAATGGCCAACCGACCATTTCCGCGAACATCCTGCCGGGCGGCATGTATCAGTGGCGCACCGGTAATGACACGGTGACCCGTGAGCGCTTCGGCCTGGAACACCGTTTCGCCCTCGACAGCCTGCTGGCGGACAACGTCAAGTGGAGCCTGAATCATCAGGTCGCCAAAACCGATCAGAGCACCGCCGAGTTTTACTTCCCGGTCTCCCGCCAGGTGCTGCGCACCCGCGAAACGCTCTACGAAGAAAAGCAGTGGATACTGGATGCGCAACTGGATAAAGGCTTCAGCCTCGGCGACACCGAGCACCTGTTGACCTACGGCACCACGATCAAGCAGCAGAAAGTCACCGGCTCGCGTAGCGGCAACGGCACCTGCCTGGCGTTGTTCGGCACTTGCCGGGCCATCGGCGCGGTCAGCCCGGGCGATGTGCTGAAAAAATCCAGCGACTTCCCGGACCCGACCATCAACACCTACAGCCTGTTTGCTCAGGACCAGATCAGTTGGGACAAATGGACCTTCCTGCCAGGTGTGCGCTACGACTACACGCAACTCAAGCCGCACATCACCCAGGAGTTCCTCAACACCGTGGCCGCCGACGGTCTCGGCACCGTGAGCGACAAGAATAAAACCTGGCACAAGGTCTCACCCAAGTTCGGCCTGACCTATGCCCTGACCGATCATTACACCTGGTATGGCCAGTACGCCGAAGGCTTCCGTACGCCGACCGCCAAGGCGTTGTACGGGCGCTTCGAGAACACCACCCCCGGCTACACAGTGGCGCCGAACCCGGACCTGGAACCGGAAAAAAGCAAAAGCTACGAAACCGGCCTGCGCGGCAATTTCGAATCCGGTTCGTTCGATGTCGCGGTGTTCTATAACAAGTACCGTGACTTCATCAACGAAGATGCGATCACACCCGGCGACGACCAACTGACCTTCCAGAGCCACAACATCAGGCACGCCACCATCAAGGGCGCGGAGATCAAGGGCCGCTTGAACCTCGATGCCTTCGGTGCGCCTCAGGGCCTGTACACCCAGGGTTCGCTGGCTTACGCCTACGGTCGCAACAACGACACCGGCGAGCCGCTCAACGGTGTCAACCCGATGACCGGCGTGTTCGGCCTCGGATACGACCAGGACAACTATGGCGGCCTGCTCAGCTGGACGCTGGTGAAGAAGAAGGACCGCGTCGACAACAGCAACTTCAACTCGCCGGACGGCGTCAGCAGCCAGTTCAAGTCTCCGGGCTTTGGCATGCTCGACCTCACCGGTTTCTACAAGGTGACCAGCGACGTGACCATCAGCGCCGGCCTCTACAACCTGACCGACAAAAAGTACTGGCTGTGGGATGACGTGCGCGGTTACGACGGCGTGGGCGAGGCAGCCGTGATCAACCCGGCCAACCTTGATCGCCTGACCCAGCCAGGTCGCAATTTCGCGGTCAACCTGATCTGGGACATCTGA
- a CDS encoding YbaN family protein, translating into MPLPATSRLARILFGLLAYISLGIGLIAIVVPGLPTTEFILLAAWAATKSSPRLSAWLENHRLFGPILRNWRNGKIIARRTKVSATVSMLLCAGLMLFMLDHGWPIYLAIAGMSLGNAWIWSRPERLSRPA; encoded by the coding sequence ATGCCTCTGCCCGCCACCTCCAGACTCGCCCGCATCCTCTTCGGCCTGCTGGCCTACATCAGCCTCGGCATCGGCCTGATCGCCATCGTCGTACCCGGCCTGCCGACCACCGAGTTCATCCTGCTCGCCGCCTGGGCCGCCACTAAAAGTTCGCCGCGCCTGAGCGCCTGGCTGGAAAACCATCGGCTGTTCGGACCGATCCTGCGCAACTGGCGCAACGGCAAAATCATTGCCCGTCGAACCAAGGTCAGCGCCACCGTCAGCATGCTGCTGTGCGCCGGGTTGATGTTGTTCATGCTCGATCATGGCTGGCCGATTTACCTGGCGATCGCGGGCATGAGCCTGGGGAATGCGTGGATCTGGTCGCGGCCGGAACGTCTCTCTCGACCTGCCTGA
- a CDS encoding methyl-accepting chemotaxis protein, whose translation MFDALSIRLKIVLLSGLCLLGVVLLIVGMNIYQTNQNDQLVSASSSKMLTASVQDLLQAKAAEQAVRVQKTFGENLLVVTALADQIKDMRSMAAKRSLEAGALREELNQSLKTAFERNSKVLGIWLAFEPDGLDGKDREFANDAARQSNEAGRFASYWSRAGGAGINTIMVEDDMTKTTLSLSGTPYNSWYTCPRDSKRTCLLDPYADTVAGKEMLMTTIAVPLLVDGKSIGVVGVDIALDALQAASVESQRELFNSAGHMLIVSGSGVLAGYSADASKVGKSISDTLGPDGKDVLQLLGGAAPKILEQGDLIRAVYPVSPIAESKAWGVVIDLPKQVLLADSVKLQAVLDDAQQSGTIKAVLVAVVAGLIGLLLIWLTASGVTRPINSVAQMLKAIASGDGDLTQRLHYNKKDELGELVSWFNRFLDKLQPTIAQIKQSITDARGTADQSSEIARQTSEGMQVQFREIDQVATASNEMSATAHDVANSASNAASAAKGADQSARDGLSIIERSTRDINQLAEEVSKAVTEVEALAVNSEQIGSVLEVIRSIAEQTNLLALNAAIEAARAGESGRGFAVVADEVRNLAKRTQDSVEEIRQVIERIQTGTRGVVATMHSSQTQAHSNAGQIQQAVQALSKISDAVTVISDMNLQIASAAEQQSAVAEEVNRNVSAIRTVTETLTGQATESAQISNHLNALTTRQMELMDQFRV comes from the coding sequence ATGTTCGACGCTCTCTCCATCCGCCTGAAAATCGTCCTGCTGTCCGGCCTGTGCCTGCTGGGCGTGGTCCTCCTGATCGTCGGCATGAACATCTACCAGACCAATCAGAACGACCAGCTGGTCAGTGCCTCCAGCAGCAAAATGCTCACCGCCAGCGTGCAGGATCTGCTCCAGGCCAAGGCGGCCGAACAAGCCGTGCGCGTGCAGAAGACTTTCGGCGAAAACCTGCTGGTGGTGACCGCCCTGGCTGATCAGATCAAGGACATGCGCAGCATGGCCGCCAAGCGCTCGCTTGAAGCCGGGGCCCTGCGCGAAGAGTTGAACCAGAGCCTGAAGACCGCCTTCGAGCGCAACAGCAAGGTGCTGGGGATCTGGCTGGCCTTCGAACCCGATGGCCTGGACGGCAAGGACCGCGAATTCGCCAACGATGCGGCGCGTCAGTCCAATGAGGCCGGTCGTTTCGCCAGCTACTGGAGCCGTGCCGGCGGGGCCGGTATCAATACGATCATGGTCGAAGACGACATGACCAAGACCACCTTGAGCCTTAGCGGCACGCCATATAACAGCTGGTACACCTGCCCCCGCGACAGCAAGCGCACCTGCCTGCTGGACCCGTATGCCGACACCGTCGCCGGCAAGGAAATGCTGATGACCACCATTGCCGTACCGCTGCTGGTGGATGGCAAATCCATCGGTGTGGTCGGGGTGGATATCGCCCTCGACGCCTTGCAAGCGGCGTCTGTCGAATCTCAACGCGAGCTGTTCAATAGCGCCGGCCACATGCTGATCGTCTCCGGCAGCGGCGTACTCGCCGGCTATAGCGCGGACGCGAGCAAAGTCGGCAAAAGCATCAGTGACACGCTGGGCCCGGATGGCAAGGACGTCCTGCAATTGTTGGGTGGAGCCGCGCCGAAAATACTCGAACAGGGCGACCTGATCCGTGCGGTGTACCCGGTCAGCCCGATTGCCGAATCCAAAGCCTGGGGCGTGGTGATCGACCTGCCCAAACAAGTGCTGCTGGCCGACTCGGTGAAACTGCAAGCGGTGCTCGATGATGCCCAGCAAAGCGGCACGATCAAGGCGGTGCTGGTGGCGGTAGTCGCTGGCTTGATCGGCCTGTTGCTGATCTGGCTCACCGCGTCCGGCGTGACCCGGCCGATCAATAGCGTGGCCCAGATGCTCAAGGCGATTGCCAGCGGCGACGGCGACCTGACTCAGCGCCTGCACTACAACAAGAAAGACGAACTGGGCGAGTTGGTCAGCTGGTTCAATCGTTTCCTCGACAAGCTGCAACCAACCATCGCGCAGATCAAGCAAAGCATCACTGACGCCCGTGGCACCGCCGACCAATCTTCGGAAATTGCCCGTCAAACCAGCGAAGGCATGCAGGTGCAATTCCGCGAAATCGACCAGGTCGCCACCGCGTCCAATGAAATGAGCGCCACCGCCCATGACGTCGCCAACAGTGCGTCGAATGCCGCGAGCGCAGCCAAAGGTGCCGATCAGTCGGCCCGCGATGGCCTGTCGATCATCGAGCGCAGCACCCGCGACATCAATCAGCTCGCCGAGGAAGTCAGCAAGGCGGTGACTGAAGTTGAAGCCCTGGCGGTCAACAGTGAACAGATCGGCTCGGTACTGGAAGTGATCCGCAGCATCGCCGAGCAAACCAACCTGCTGGCGCTCAACGCGGCAATCGAAGCGGCCCGTGCCGGCGAGAGCGGGCGCGGGTTTGCGGTCGTGGCCGATGAGGTGCGCAACCTGGCCAAACGCACGCAAGACTCGGTGGAAGAAATCCGCCAGGTGATCGAGCGCATCCAGACCGGCACCCGCGGCGTAGTGGCCACCATGCATTCGAGCCAGACCCAGGCCCACAGCAACGCCGGACAGATCCAGCAGGCGGTGCAGGCCTTGAGCAAAATCAGCGACGCGGTCACCGTGATCAGCGACATGAACCTGCAAATCGCCAGCGCCGCCGAACAGCAAAGCGCCGTCGCCGAAGAGGTCAATCGCAACGTCTCGGCCATCCGCACCGTGACCGAAACCCTCACCGGACAAGCCACCGAATCGGCGCAGATCAGCAACCACCTCAACGCCCTGACCACCCGGCAGATGGAATTGATGGATCAGTTCCGGGTGTAG
- a CDS encoding sigma-70 family RNA polymerase sigma factor, with translation MSQSRFNHVFIAQRVSLLRTLERMVNNHSTAEDLLQETYLRVTRALSERAIDHLEPFVFQTARNLALDHLRARRIHSRTLLDDVPLDVVQAVASPVSSAEDAAHAEQLLERLNVSLNRLSARQQQIFMLSRLHGHSYLEIAEKLGVSLSTVQKELKLIMAICIGVAERVNGD, from the coding sequence GTGAGTCAATCGCGCTTCAATCACGTCTTCATCGCCCAGCGAGTCTCACTGCTGCGCACCCTGGAGCGGATGGTCAACAATCACAGCACCGCCGAAGACCTCCTGCAGGAAACCTACCTGCGCGTGACCCGGGCGCTCAGTGAACGGGCCATCGATCACCTTGAACCCTTCGTGTTCCAGACCGCCCGCAACCTGGCGCTGGACCATCTGCGTGCGCGTCGCATCCACTCGCGCACCCTGCTCGACGACGTGCCGCTGGACGTGGTGCAGGCCGTCGCCTCCCCCGTGAGCAGCGCCGAGGACGCCGCCCATGCCGAACAATTGCTGGAGCGTCTGAACGTGAGCCTCAACCGACTCAGCGCCCGCCAGCAGCAGATTTTCATGCTCAGCCGTCTGCACGGGCACAGTTACCTGGAGATTGCCGAGAAGCTCGGCGTATCGTTGAGCACCGTGCAAAAAGAACTGAAGCTGATCATGGCGATCTGCATCGGTGTTGCCGAGCGCGTGAACGGCGACTGA